One Asterias rubens chromosome 1, eAstRub1.3, whole genome shotgun sequence genomic region harbors:
- the LOC117292458 gene encoding protein angel homolog 2-like — MFCLTTLATWSSRSRAGCISLPKLLMKSSKMQGCNQSQSAMVFQNLHEPRGSSSRNQSSQPGINPPGVFGQGVTSQENINTNTMKDARPCTYQQSKWPPSYFPHPPATSFHSRSHRPRSPYEQPQSRQSLHSSSTDRRKQIDTGKSASTSSSNRASSSHSDQRGVEGGSSASDNQGEEDPSEKAPRPDLSKFCRKWTTTSFGRQRREPGQTSDFEVTILSYNVLAQCLIESNMTLYQHCHSDFLRWRFRKKNLLREIKEADADILCLQEIQACHLYDFFAPQLEKLGYTGIYQKRTGDKNDGCAIFYKVDKLVQDKTRRVSFYMPNIQLMDRDNVALIALLRPKAWPEDGPKLCVATTHLLYNPRRGDIKLAQLGMLLAEIDSMAAITSPPPTHHQKPSYYPVILCGDFNSTPHYPLFNFIKYRELNYVGLPRTKVSGQETGRRIGDSLYWPLWPYEVGVTDTCQFRSVIRERLRHDQRKKMKYGKKSGSGDTPVLSENWENEFAESIRHSFPLESVHSHKEGFLEVTTNHSSTNCAVDYIFYSKSGNDDEAASSRRCPSNRLGGLKLLGYRSLLTDEEANEMGGLPNHVWSSDHFMLLAKFLLTSGK; from the exons ATGTTCTGCCTTACAACACTAGCTACCTGGTCGAGTCGCAGTAGAGCTGGCTGCATCAGTCTGCCTAAGCTGTTGATGAAATCATCCAAGATGCAGGGATGTAACCAAAGCCAGTCGGCAATGGTCTTTCAAAATCTCCATGAACCTCGGGGAAGCTCCTCAAGGAATCAGTCTTCACAGCCAGGCATCAATCCTCCAGGCGTCTTTGGACAAGGTGTGACAAGTCAGGAGAACATTAATACAAACACCATGAAAGACGCAAGACCATGTACCTATCAGCAGTCAAAGTGGCCACCCAGCTACTTTCCTCATCCCCCAGCTACCTCGTTTCATTCTAGAAGCCACCGTCCAAGGTCTCCTTATGAGCAGCCGCAGTCCAGGCAGAGCTTGCATAGCAGCTCAACAGACCGGAGGAAGCAGATAGACACAGGAAAATCTGCATCCACCTCAAGCTCTAACCGAGCATCATCATCCCACAGTGATCAAAGAGGTGTTGAGGGTGGAAGTAGTGCGTCGGATAACCAAGGAGAAGAAGACCCTTCAG AAAAAGCTCCAAGGCCGGATTTGTCGAAATTTTGTCGGAAATGGACGACCACATCCTTCGGTCGTCAACGGAGAGAACCCGGGCAGACATCGGACTTTGAGGTGACCATTCTCAGCTACAACGTGCTAGCTCAATGCCTCATTGAGAGCAACATGACACTCTACCAGCATTGCCATAGTGACTTCCTCCGCTGGAGATTTCGGAAGAAAAACCTATTAAGAGAAATCAAAGAAGCTGATGCTGAT ATACTTTGCCTCCAGGAGATCCAGGCCTGCCATTTATATGATTTCTTCGCACCTCAGTTGGAGAAATTAG GCTATACGGGTATTTATCAGAAGCGCACAGGAGACAAGAATGACGGGTGTGCCATCTTCTACAAAGTTGACAAGCTGGTCCAGGACAAAACAAGAAGGGTTAGCTTCTACATGCCAAACATTCAGTTGATGGATCGGGACAATGTTGCCCTCATAGCACTGCTCCGCCCAAAGGCGTGGCCAGAGGATGGACCCAAGCTCTGTGTGGCCACAACCCACCTTCTATACAACCCTAGACGCGGTGACATCAAGTTGGCTCAGCTGGGTATGCTGCTAGCCGAGATTGACAGTATGGCCGCGATCACCTCCCCACCGCCGACCCACCATCAGAAACCTTCATACTACCCGGTCATACTCTGTGGTGACTTCAACAGCACTCCACATTATCCACTCTTTAACTTCATTAAGTACAGAGAGCTGAATTATGTAGGTCTGCCACGGACCAAGGTTTCAGGTCAAGAAACCGGTCGAAGGATAGGGGACTCATTATACTGGCCCCTATGGCCCTATGAAGTTGGGGTGACAGATACTTGCCAGTTCAGAAGTGTCATCAGAGAACGCCTTAGACATGATCAACGTAAAAAAATGAAGTACGGTAAAAAGTCAG GTTCAGGAGACACACCAGTGTTATCGGAGAACTGGGAGAATGAATTTGCAGAGAGTATACGTCACTCCTTTCCGTTAGAATCCGTTCACTCCCACAAGGAGGGCTTTCTGGAGGTGACCACCAACCATTCCAGCACCAACTGTGCCGTGGACTACATCTTCTACTCTAAGTCTGGAAATGATGACGAGGCGGCATCTTCAAGACGTTGTCCGTCGAACAGGCTTGGTGGGCTGAAGCTCCTTGGCTACAGGTCTCTACTGACTGACGAGGAGGCAAATGAGATGGGAGGACTGCCTAACCATGTGTGGTCCTCGGATCATTTCATGTTGCTGGCTAAATTCTTGCTTACTTCTGGGAAGTAA
- the LOC117301217 gene encoding transmembrane protein 26-like: MNATGKSTKTRPPRKKSLQSVLVPSRKSWVNMALFMMSITKALAARLLFAIHGIVTVWRVASVKGSAAYYLMLMPVALMPGEMIFTLQTTDAGEWKWLCPSALLYLASVVPGLWVLQLDLYQKRIDFRDNMKLIECSAKIVYNHTSFTNLQGLQIPVILADDEWALALEQILLCLLILGRWLLPKGSLTREQLSQLLMVYIGMAADILEFSLENLREEQVVCNKSIIMIILAFWSWSLQQFAMVLTSVAGPKIRVFNKRQETPRSDREDAAGSEPGESPPEHHVNHMNKGCCSSEIWALCISLIMQDGPYLGMRLYLIIRFQIINQMMLFFTLKNMMIFLLTVYRICVLHTSKGDKKLKVKVRVDPGDGLKGLVLPLDIGLGVPQTIVLNGKRSKQIEPEVVQKNGIVNQDIEHTYVVAHVDERMRGKPMISDDQIEEIEL, from the exons ATGAATGCAACTGGAAAATCTACGAAAACCCGACCACCAAGAAAGAAGAGTCTTCAATCTGTGTTGGTCCCATCCAGGAAATCCTGGGTGAATATGGCCTTATTCATGATGTCTATCACGAAGGCCTTAGCGGCCCGGTTACTCTTCGCAATTCACGGTATCGTTACGGTGTGGCGTGTGGCGAGCGTAAAGGGCAGTGCTGCTTACTATCTCATGTTGATGCCGGTGGCCCTGATGCCTGGTGAGATGATATTCACTCTACAGACCACAGATGCAGGGGAATGGAAATG GTTGTGCCCAAGCGCCCTACTTTACCTAGCCAGCGTGGTACCAGGACTGTGGGTGCTTCAGCTGGACTTGTACCAGAAACGAATTGACTTTCGAGATAACATGAAACTGATCGAGTGTTCGGCAAAGATCGTCTACAATCACACTTCATTTACAAACCTCCAAGGG CTCCAGATCCCCGTGATTCTTGCTGATGACGAGTGGGCATTGGCACTGGAGCAGATCTTGCTTTGTCTTCTCATCCTCGGAAGGTGGCTTCTCCCAAAGGGCTCCCTCACACGGGAACAACTGTCCCAGCTTCTCATGGTGTATATCGGTATGGCTGCTGACATCTTGGAGTTTTCCTTGGAGAATCTTCGCGAAGAGCAAGTTGTGTGCAACAAGAGCATTATCATGATAATACTCGCCTTCTGGAGCTGGAGTCTGCAACAGTTTGCTATGGTCCTGACCTCCGTGGCGGGTCCCAAAATCAGGGTCTTCAACAAGCGGCAAGAAACCCCTCGCAGTGACCGGGAGGATGCCGCCGGGTCGGAACCGGGTGAGTCTCCGCCCGAGCACCACGTCAATCATATGAATAAAGGGTGCTGCTCTTCGGAGATCTGGGCCCTGTGTATCTCGTTGATCATGCAGGACGGGCCGTACCTCGGCATGAGGCTATACCTCATCATACGCTTCCAAATCATCAATCAGATGATGCTCTTCTTCACATTGAAGAACATGATGATCTTCCTGCTTACCGTGTACCGGATATGCGTGCTGCACACGTCGAAGGGCGACAAGAAGCTAAAGGTCAAAGTTCGAGTTGACCCAGGAGATGGATTAAAGGGGCTGGTCCTACCACTGGATATTGGGCTGGGTGTGCCGCAGACGATTGTCCTCAACGGGAAGAGGTCAAAGCAGATCGAACCGGAAGTAGTTCAGAAGAACGGAATTGTTAATCAGGACATAGAACATACGTACGTTGTTGCTCACGTTGATGAGCGGATGAGAGGAAAACCGATGATCAGTGATGACCAAATTGAAGAAATTGAACTTTGA